Proteins encoded by one window of Blautia argi:
- a CDS encoding MFS transporter yields MNEKKYLKWYNKVGYGSGDIAGNVVYAFLSSFVMIYLTNTVGLNPGIIGTLIAVSKLFDGITDVFFGTLIDKTKSKMGKARPWMLYGYIGCTVTLVAIFAIPTTMGEFAQYAWFFIAYTLLNAVFYTANNIAYSALTALVTKNSKERVQMGSYRFIFAFSTSLLIQSLTIGFVEWMGGGAAGWRTVAIIYAVIGLIVNTISVLSVKELPEEELNDGKEAGTEERYSLIDAGKLLFTNKYYVMICATYILQQIYTAMLNMGIYYMTYILFNEKLYGVFSWSINIPLIIALLITPMLVEKWRGMYKLNLTGYVIGTIGRALVVVAGYLGSVPLMLLFTGIAAFGMGPWQGDMNAVIASCSEYTYLTKHKRVDGTMYSCTSLGIKLGGGIGIAITGWLLDLSGFDGTLAVQSDSCIQMLQIMYLWIPVVITLIITIIMAKMNVEKANEKLLQEKSMKDGMHD; encoded by the coding sequence ATGAATGAGAAAAAATATTTAAAATGGTATAACAAGGTAGGATATGGTTCCGGGGACATTGCTGGAAATGTAGTTTACGCATTTCTATCTTCTTTTGTCATGATTTATCTTACCAATACAGTAGGATTAAATCCCGGAATTATTGGAACTCTGATTGCCGTATCCAAGTTGTTTGATGGAATTACGGATGTTTTCTTTGGAACTCTGATTGATAAGACAAAGAGTAAAATGGGAAAAGCAAGACCCTGGATGCTCTATGGCTATATCGGATGTACCGTAACTTTAGTCGCTATTTTTGCCATACCTACAACTATGGGGGAATTTGCACAGTATGCCTGGTTTTTTATTGCGTATACGCTGTTAAATGCAGTATTTTATACAGCGAATAATATTGCGTATTCTGCACTGACAGCCCTGGTAACAAAGAATAGTAAGGAACGTGTACAGATGGGGTCTTACCGCTTCATTTTTGCTTTTTCTACCAGTCTGTTGATTCAGTCTTTAACCATTGGATTTGTAGAATGGATGGGCGGCGGAGCAGCTGGATGGAGGACCGTTGCGATTATCTATGCAGTAATCGGATTGATTGTTAATACGATTTCTGTACTTTCTGTAAAGGAATTACCGGAAGAAGAGTTAAATGATGGGAAAGAAGCCGGAACCGAAGAAAGGTATTCTCTGATTGATGCCGGAAAACTGTTATTTACAAATAAGTATTATGTTATGATCTGTGCTACGTATATTTTACAGCAGATTTATACAGCGATGCTGAATATGGGGATTTACTATATGACGTATATCCTTTTCAATGAGAAACTTTATGGTGTGTTTTCCTGGTCCATTAATATTCCTCTGATTATTGCATTGCTCATTACACCGATGCTGGTGGAAAAGTGGAGAGGAATGTATAAATTAAATCTTACAGGATATGTGATCGGAACGATTGGAAGAGCTCTGGTTGTAGTAGCCGGTTATCTAGGAAGTGTGCCATTGATGCTTTTATTTACCGGTATTGCAGCTTTTGGTATGGGACCATGGCAGGGGGATATGAATGCAGTCATTGCTTCCTGTTCCGAATATACTTACTTGACAAAGCATAAGAGAGTAGATGGAACCATGTATTCTTGTACCTCTCTTGGTATTAAGCTGGGCGGTGGAATTGGAATTGCCATTACCGGCTGGCTTCTGGATCTTAGTGGCTTTGACGGCACACTGGCTGTACAGTCTGATTCCTGTATCCAGATGCTGCAGATCATGTATTTATGGATTCCGGTAGTAATCACACTTATCATTACCATTATTATGGCAAAGATGAATGTAGAGAAGGCAAATGAAAAACTTTTACAGGAAAAGTCTATGAAAGACGGTATGCATGATTGA
- a CDS encoding helix-turn-helix transcriptional regulator codes for MQPSYEEKKEKFSMIRKKPHHVPPHLHNAIELVYVTKGELELGIGYELYHMEKGDFAIVFPDLIHHYQVFSKGKNEVYQFYASLELSGPFMALLQKKCPENPVIANADLHGEVKNALSCLIKDQKVSEVVGQAYLQIILYRCRETFRFIEKDSVGSNDLIYAAMSYLLSHFQEELTLGKVASALGTNKFALSKIFSGIFHTNFNQYLNEIRLNYVTSLLENTDRRITDIFLEAGFESQRTFNRAFQLRYNQTPSEYRKSWWEK; via the coding sequence ATGCAGCCGTCTTACGAAGAGAAAAAAGAAAAGTTCAGTATGATAAGGAAAAAACCACATCATGTTCCCCCTCACCTTCACAATGCCATAGAACTGGTATATGTAACAAAGGGGGAGCTGGAACTTGGCATTGGATATGAGTTGTATCACATGGAAAAGGGGGATTTTGCTATTGTTTTTCCAGATTTGATTCATCATTATCAGGTGTTTTCAAAGGGAAAGAATGAGGTGTACCAGTTTTATGCTTCTTTGGAACTAAGTGGTCCGTTTATGGCACTTCTTCAGAAGAAATGTCCGGAAAATCCGGTGATTGCCAACGCAGATTTACATGGGGAAGTTAAAAACGCCCTGAGTTGTCTGATAAAAGATCAAAAAGTCAGTGAGGTTGTGGGGCAAGCTTATTTACAGATTATATTATACCGTTGCAGGGAAACATTCCGGTTCATAGAAAAAGACAGTGTGGGGAGTAATGATCTGATATATGCAGCGATGAGCTATCTGTTATCACATTTTCAGGAGGAACTTACACTTGGGAAAGTGGCATCAGCTCTGGGAACCAATAAGTTTGCCCTATCAAAAATCTTTTCAGGTATCTTTCATACAAATTTCAATCAATACTTAAATGAAATTCGTTTAAATTATGTGACCTCTTTGTTGGAAAATACGGATAGAAGGATTACAGATATTTTTCTGGAGGCAGGATTTGAGAGCCAAAGAACCTTTAACCGGGCATTTCAACTAAGGTATAATCAGACACCAAGTGAGTATCGGAAATCATGGTGGGAAAAATAG
- a CDS encoding radical SAM protein — MGENNQILQEMIKELQKKLPDGRPIGITFSTEEKKYYYDTVTGKIITCDDLAYQIVEKILDGKVNEIVQLSESENLIESIRNIINVIEHEKIFALSKFEKMVDFGEYEDLIQNQLEQLTLELTEKCNLRCGYCIYNEACEKNRDFGDKDMDEETALKAIDYAKTHSGKTDTLHIGYYGGEPLINYPVMIKSMRYALETMKNRKLHFAFTTNAVLLTKDKCKELAEIPNLSVTVSLDGPEKWHDFYRRNMHGDGSFHQTLQGIKNLVDAFGYDRAKENILFSMVYAPPYSEERLEETQKFF; from the coding sequence ATGGGAGAAAATAATCAGATATTACAAGAGATGATAAAAGAATTACAAAAAAAGTTGCCAGATGGACGACCAATAGGAATTACTTTTTCTACTGAAGAAAAGAAATACTATTATGATACAGTGACTGGCAAGATAATTACCTGCGATGATTTGGCATATCAAATTGTAGAAAAAATTTTAGATGGTAAGGTTAATGAAATAGTGCAATTGTCAGAGTCAGAAAATCTTATTGAGAGTATAAGAAATATTATTAACGTTATTGAACATGAAAAAATTTTCGCTTTATCCAAATTCGAAAAAATGGTAGATTTTGGAGAATATGAAGATTTAATTCAGAACCAGTTGGAACAGCTCACATTAGAATTAACGGAAAAATGCAATTTGCGTTGTGGATATTGTATTTACAACGAAGCTTGTGAAAAGAACAGAGACTTTGGCGATAAGGATATGGATGAGGAAACGGCATTAAAAGCGATTGACTATGCAAAAACACATTCTGGAAAAACTGATACGTTGCATATTGGATATTATGGTGGAGAGCCATTGATAAACTATCCGGTTATGATAAAATCTATGCGCTATGCTTTGGAAACCATGAAAAATAGAAAACTTCACTTCGCTTTCACGACAAATGCTGTGTTACTTACAAAAGATAAATGTAAAGAATTGGCCGAAATTCCGAACCTGAGTGTTACTGTTAGCTTAGATGGACCTGAGAAATGGCATGATTTCTATAGAAGAAATATGCATGGAGATGGTAGTTTTCATCAGACGTTACAGGGAATAAAAAATTTAGTTGATGCTTTTGGATATGATAGAGCAAAAGAGAATATTTTGTTCAGTATGGTATATGCTCCTCCATATTCAGAAGAGAGATTAGAAGAAACACAGAAATTTTTTTGA
- a CDS encoding insulinase family protein, translated as MKIYQQIQNSKNAEFNLVVFCGSKDEKSGQIGISHLLEHMNLAFAKQTSHWINVSGYTTYEYTQYCIKCKNSLSDVKKVIEKLKNIIEGKELLESNLSGAQNDVIEEILEQRENSFFSMRNLLLPKILPDSLREKMPVGNIFDIKKISYTDIVKYQEDNYSFENIAVFSKCKYDVEELFFENDKINYKNQLESTCILIPDVKLSIWWDVAQLYYEENLKKNIIYFSFKNSFADLREFISQEVQKNYFFLKFDSYLTKLVGNNVGATLYENQIVKGVSIYSYEFVCVNKEFDIDEITLLVETALEEIYSLECDLDMLTLEKSKEIVFEKYQNMNFEDKGKMDFLYGINTGLITRKFLSQIPFSFSIKSIVEMIMKNEGM; from the coding sequence GTGAAAATATATCAGCAGATACAAAATTCAAAAAATGCAGAATTTAACTTGGTAGTTTTTTGTGGCAGTAAAGACGAAAAGAGTGGTCAGATTGGAATATCACATTTATTAGAACACATGAATTTAGCTTTCGCAAAGCAGACAAGTCATTGGATAAATGTATCGGGCTATACAACATATGAGTATACACAATATTGCATTAAATGCAAAAACTCTTTGAGTGATGTAAAAAAAGTGATTGAGAAGCTGAAAAATATTATAGAAGGAAAGGAACTTTTGGAAAGCAATCTTAGCGGAGCCCAAAATGATGTAATAGAAGAGATATTGGAGCAAAGAGAAAATTCCTTTTTTTCCATGAGAAATCTTTTGCTTCCCAAAATACTGCCAGATAGTCTGAGAGAAAAAATGCCAGTAGGAAATATTTTTGATATAAAAAAAATCTCATACACAGATATAGTGAAATATCAAGAAGATAATTATTCTTTCGAGAATATAGCTGTTTTTTCTAAGTGTAAATATGACGTAGAGGAATTGTTTTTTGAAAATGATAAGATTAATTATAAAAATCAGTTAGAAAGTACATGCATCTTAATTCCTGATGTAAAGTTAAGTATTTGGTGGGATGTTGCACAATTGTATTATGAAGAGAATTTAAAAAAGAATATCATATATTTTTCTTTTAAAAATTCATTTGCGGATTTGCGTGAATTTATTTCACAAGAAGTGCAAAAAAACTATTTCTTTCTAAAGTTTGATTCCTATTTAACCAAATTAGTTGGAAATAATGTGGGTGCTACACTTTATGAAAACCAAATCGTAAAAGGAGTGTCAATTTATTCATATGAATTTGTGTGTGTCAATAAAGAATTTGATATTGATGAGATTACATTACTTGTGGAAACAGCATTAGAAGAAATATATAGTTTGGAATGTGACTTGGATATGCTAACATTGGAAAAATCGAAAGAAATAGTTTTTGAAAAATATCAGAATATGAATTTTGAAGATAAGGGAAAAATGGATTTCTTATATGGAATAAATACAGGACTTATCACAAGGAAATTTCTGAGTCAAATACCATTTAGTTTTTCTATTAAAAGTATTGTAGAAATGATTATGAAAAATGAAGGTATGTAA
- a CDS encoding ABC transporter ATP-binding protein — protein sequence MKNIRQIGKFLKNICYIIKIVFQAAPGITTKMIICNIFLGILVSFNVYIWKYFVDTAVISLESGKIGAPAFWLISLAVCTGVVNLLTKLSTYYREIGQEYMNCKVANIIMGKIDELNMEHFDNPKVYDAVEKVSNESVARCISIIVMLVTLLRYLTTFIGIIIVIISLSNTIAALMCITMIPIFYVSISIALRQYNIYSERVQNVRLADYLKEISLKYENIKELKIYNAIIFLKNKIVCIYEKYIAEDKKYKKRFLYELTGTDILQYIFSTIIKIYTVFKVITEKGTIGDLTMYISALDSLENSIRTILDSVASLYSDNLYIDNLVELDNMRSGMEDTGKRELSSDFKTIEFQNVSFKYPYTDTYVLKDLSIKFENGKTYALVGSNGSGKTTFIKLLMRLYDPQKGEILIDGVSIKEYSLKSIYKNIGVIFQDFIKYPLTARENIGIGNVEEMNKLKNIEKAAKVSGADDFIEKLKNGYDTLLQKEWDNGSELSIGQWQKIAISRSVLRNSGILILDEPSSALDPKSEYEMFEKMKMLMRDKMSIMITHRFSNVRIVDQIFVMQEGKVVEFGSHEDLMLKKGIYYNLYSLQADYYK from the coding sequence ATGAAAAACATAAGACAGATAGGAAAGTTTTTAAAAAATATATGTTATATAATAAAAATTGTGTTTCAGGCAGCACCAGGGATTACAACAAAAATGATTATATGCAATATTTTTTTGGGAATACTTGTTTCTTTTAATGTGTATATATGGAAATATTTTGTAGACACTGCTGTAATTTCATTGGAAAGTGGTAAAATAGGAGCACCGGCATTCTGGTTAATTTCTTTGGCTGTTTGTACGGGGGTTGTTAATTTGTTAACCAAACTTAGTACTTATTACAGAGAAATAGGGCAGGAATATATGAACTGCAAAGTGGCTAATATTATTATGGGAAAAATAGATGAACTGAATATGGAACATTTTGATAATCCTAAAGTTTATGATGCAGTTGAAAAAGTTAGTAATGAGTCTGTTGCTCGCTGTATTAGTATTATTGTGATGTTAGTTACATTGCTTAGATATTTGACTACTTTTATAGGAATTATAATTGTGATTATTTCTCTAAGTAATACTATTGCAGCATTAATGTGCATTACGATGATTCCTATTTTTTATGTGAGTATTAGTATTGCGCTGCGCCAATATAATATATACTCTGAAAGAGTTCAGAATGTAAGATTAGCAGATTATCTTAAAGAGATTAGTTTAAAATATGAAAATATCAAAGAATTAAAAATTTATAATGCAATTATTTTTTTAAAAAATAAAATAGTTTGCATTTATGAAAAATATATTGCTGAAGATAAAAAGTATAAGAAAAGATTTTTATATGAATTAACTGGAACAGATATATTGCAATACATTTTTTCAACAATTATCAAAATCTATACAGTTTTTAAAGTCATAACAGAAAAAGGCACTATAGGGGATTTGACAATGTATATCTCAGCATTAGATAGTCTTGAAAATTCAATAAGAACTATATTAGACTCAGTAGCTTCTTTGTATAGTGATAATCTTTACATAGATAATTTAGTAGAATTGGACAATATGAGAAGTGGAATGGAAGATACGGGAAAGAGAGAACTCAGCTCTGATTTTAAAACAATAGAATTTCAGAATGTATCATTTAAATATCCATACACTGATACTTATGTATTAAAAGATTTATCCATCAAGTTTGAAAATGGAAAAACATATGCATTGGTAGGTAGTAACGGTTCTGGAAAAACAACATTTATAAAATTACTCATGAGATTATATGATCCGCAAAAGGGAGAGATACTTATTGATGGTGTTAGCATAAAAGAATACTCACTTAAAAGTATATATAAAAATATTGGTGTGATATTCCAAGATTTTATTAAATATCCTTTAACCGCAAGAGAAAATATAGGTATAGGTAATGTGGAGGAAATGAATAAATTAAAAAATATAGAAAAAGCAGCAAAAGTATCCGGAGCTGATGATTTTATAGAAAAATTGAAAAACGGTTATGACACATTGCTTCAAAAGGAATGGGATAATGGAAGTGAATTATCGATTGGTCAATGGCAAAAAATAGCAATATCTCGGTCGGTTCTTAGAAACTCAGGAATATTAATTTTAGATGAACCCTCTTCAGCTCTTGATCCCAAATCAGAATATGAAATGTTTGAAAAAATGAAAATGTTAATGAGAGACAAAATGAGTATCATGATTACTCACAGATTTTCTAATGTAAGGATAGTCGATCAAATATTTGTTATGCAGGAGGGAAAAGTTGTTGAATTTGGTTCTCATGAAGATTTGATGTTAAAGAAAGGAATATATTATAATTTGTATAGTTTACAGGCGGATTATTATAAATAA
- a CDS encoding response regulator transcription factor, which translates to MAEILVVEDDRDTNEAISEYLCSLGYNVRSAYDGKEALQIFFNVAVDLVVLDIMLPEINGISVLAKIREKSDIPILMLTAVCDEYMQIMSFDGDADDYMTKPFSMIILGKRVAALLKRRVKQEESSIVSFGETTIDFDAYTAFIHGQKIDITAKELELVKMLFEYQGRVLTRKQMVDCLWGIDAPILDRTIDTYIKNIRKKLGIHTITTVKGVGYRLERNM; encoded by the coding sequence ATGGCAGAAATTTTAGTAGTAGAGGATGATAGAGATACAAATGAAGCCATATCTGAATATTTGTGTTCATTGGGCTATAATGTACGGAGTGCCTATGATGGTAAAGAGGCACTTCAAATTTTTTTCAATGTTGCAGTCGATTTAGTTGTACTAGATATTATGCTACCTGAGATAAATGGAATTTCTGTTTTGGCAAAAATAAGAGAGAAGAGTGATATTCCTATATTGATGTTGACAGCAGTTTGTGATGAGTATATGCAGATTATGAGCTTTGACGGTGACGCAGATGATTATATGACAAAACCGTTTTCTATGATTATTTTGGGGAAACGAGTTGCTGCACTTTTAAAAAGAAGGGTCAAACAAGAAGAAAGCAGCATTGTTTCTTTTGGGGAAACTACAATTGATTTTGATGCGTATACTGCATTTATTCATGGTCAAAAAATAGACATCACAGCAAAAGAATTAGAATTAGTGAAAATGCTGTTTGAATATCAAGGAAGAGTTTTGACACGGAAACAAATGGTGGATTGCTTATGGGGAATTGATGCACCGATTTTAGATCGGACAATAGATACTTATATTAAGAATATAAGAAAAAAATTGGGAATTCATACGATTACAACAGTAAAAGGTGTAGGATATCGTTTGGAAAGGAATATGTAG
- a CDS encoding sensor histidine kinase, with protein MKRMGVFRKTFLYSFIMLCFMIFIAHGIMWFVLPMVSVQPGGNMEESSLIVSELNNNVVMEDIAMKALPISILLCIIIASAFSYIWAKVTVKPIKYIVETTKRMSELEPNVKCVLHTGDEFQELSSNINSLYTDLFITIKELKEQIQEVKKTEQSKTDFLYAASHELKTPISACNAIIENMILKIGKYQNYEKYLPTCKSMLDEMATMIRDILDMSKLQNTSAQIVKNRVNINQLLDEIIVPYKIIAKTKEIDFIVDLDEEIVSFTNELLLKKAISNILSNAILYTEQQKKVELSLKKNCIIVSNECDVLDEKTLQQIFRPFFRVDTSRSREYGGNGLGLYIVDTILSALNISYTFLPNPQNTCMEFKIHLPI; from the coding sequence ATGAAGCGAATGGGTGTATTTCGAAAAACTTTTTTGTATTCATTTATTATGTTATGCTTTATGATTTTTATTGCACACGGAATTATGTGGTTTGTTTTGCCAATGGTATCTGTTCAACCAGGGGGAAATATGGAAGAAAGCAGTTTAATTGTGAGTGAATTGAACAATAATGTTGTAATGGAAGACATTGCTATGAAAGCACTACCCATTTCTATTTTGTTGTGTATTATAATTGCATCTGCATTTTCTTATATATGGGCGAAAGTTACTGTAAAACCAATAAAATATATTGTTGAAACAACAAAAAGAATGTCAGAATTAGAGCCTAATGTGAAGTGTGTGCTGCATACTGGTGATGAGTTCCAAGAGTTGTCGAGTAATATAAATAGTCTTTACACAGATTTGTTTATTACAATAAAAGAATTAAAAGAACAAATTCAGGAAGTAAAAAAAACAGAGCAATCGAAAACAGATTTTCTTTATGCGGCATCTCATGAATTAAAGACACCAATCTCTGCTTGCAACGCTATTATAGAAAATATGATTTTAAAAATTGGAAAATATCAGAATTATGAAAAATATCTTCCGACTTGTAAAAGTATGTTGGATGAAATGGCTACGATGATACGGGATATTTTAGATATGTCAAAACTTCAAAATACATCTGCTCAAATAGTGAAAAATAGAGTCAATATAAATCAACTTTTGGATGAAATCATAGTACCGTATAAAATTATAGCAAAAACGAAAGAGATAGATTTTATTGTTGATTTAGATGAAGAGATAGTTTCATTTACAAATGAATTATTATTAAAAAAAGCTATATCAAACATCTTGTCTAATGCAATCCTTTATACAGAGCAGCAGAAGAAGGTTGAGTTATCGCTGAAGAAAAACTGTATTATTGTTAGTAATGAGTGTGATGTATTAGATGAAAAAACATTACAACAAATATTTAGACCTTTTTTTAGAGTAGATACTAGTCGTTCTAGAGAATATGGTGGTAATGGACTGGGACTCTATATTGTAGATACGATACTATCTGCGTTGAATATTTCATATACGTTTTTACCGAACCCACAGAATACCTGCATGGAATTTAAAATCCATTTACCGATTTAA
- a CDS encoding ABC transporter permease, which translates to MDTLKRAFKYVIRKRGKTLILFMLFLTIGILVLSGISIKRAGDISQDSLRKTMGGELTIDVNYSDENPYYKEEKFEDGRIIYSSKQMTVDMVEKVMKISGMRSCEASVDTLCQIDDIDFFSGNIPIEEEFKNMTTVVGTYSTETNDYFQSGKVKLIEGKNINSDNGNPEIIISKDLAELNHLKVGDQLAVTNTKGNKIEITIVGIFQQKEVESIEEKVTSYEKIQNKIFTNIQTIMAIEESPYITGFTTIHAQIEDPAKMNQIVEEIKKIDEFEWDKKAFSININNETFERAEMSLKKVENFINIFLLVVVIVSIIILSLILNMWGRSRIHETGVYLALGLEKVQIIGQYILEVLIVAMFAFIVAYFPGRVVSDQLSDYLMKHPETEQGVAMRETSTEIGIEEGEIDVEISIEEIVMVYIIGVAIIIIATTISTFSIMHLKPRELLTKMS; encoded by the coding sequence ATGGACACATTAAAAAGGGCGTTTAAATATGTGATAAGAAAAAGAGGAAAAACGCTAATACTATTTATGCTTTTTCTAACAATAGGAATTTTGGTGTTATCCGGAATTTCAATAAAGAGGGCAGGAGATATATCACAAGATTCTCTGAGAAAGACAATGGGGGGAGAACTTACTATTGATGTAAATTATTCAGATGAAAATCCTTATTACAAAGAAGAAAAATTTGAAGATGGTAGAATTATATATTCTTCTAAGCAAATGACGGTCGATATGGTAGAAAAGGTAATGAAAATTTCAGGAATGCGTTCTTGTGAGGCATCAGTTGACACACTTTGTCAAATTGATGATATAGACTTTTTTTCAGGAAATATTCCTATAGAGGAAGAATTTAAAAATATGACAACAGTAGTTGGAACGTATTCTACAGAAACTAATGATTATTTTCAATCAGGAAAAGTTAAATTGATAGAAGGAAAAAATATAAATTCAGATAATGGAAATCCGGAGATTATTATATCGAAAGATTTGGCAGAATTGAACCATTTAAAGGTTGGAGATCAACTTGCAGTTACTAATACAAAAGGGAACAAAATTGAAATTACTATTGTAGGTATATTTCAGCAAAAAGAAGTGGAAAGTATTGAAGAAAAAGTAACTTCATATGAAAAGATACAGAATAAGATTTTTACCAATATTCAAACAATTATGGCAATTGAGGAATCTCCTTATATTACTGGCTTTACGACAATCCATGCACAAATAGAAGATCCTGCAAAGATGAATCAGATTGTGGAAGAGATAAAAAAAATAGATGAATTTGAATGGGATAAAAAGGCATTTTCCATAAATATAAATAATGAAACTTTTGAAAGAGCAGAGATGTCTTTAAAAAAAGTGGAAAATTTTATTAATATTTTTTTACTGGTAGTAGTTATCGTAAGTATTATCATTTTATCATTGATTTTGAATATGTGGGGTAGGAGTAGAATTCATGAAACCGGAGTATATTTAGCTTTAGGATTAGAAAAGGTTCAAATTATAGGACAGTATATTCTAGAAGTACTCATTGTGGCAATGTTTGCATTTATTGTTGCATATTTCCCTGGCAGGGTAGTATCAGATCAATTAAGTGATTATTTAATGAAACATCCAGAAACAGAACAGGGAGTTGCTATGCGTGAAACCTCTACAGAAATAGGTATAGAGGAAGGGGAAATAGATGTGGAAATTAGTATTGAGGAGATTGTTATGGTGTATATAATTGGTGTTGCTATTATTATCATTGCTACGACTATATCAACTTTTTCTATAATGCATCTAAAACCGCGAGAACTATTAACAAAAATGAGTTAG
- a CDS encoding ABC transporter ATP-binding protein: protein MNFLKLENITYSYDGKENIFEDVNMDFEQGKIYCILGESGCGKTTLLSLLAGLDFPTQGRLYFKNKVIDRKELTNYRKHNVSIIFQNYNLIDFLNAKENVEIVSKESAYNILEKLGFDKNEMNRNILKLSGGQQQRVAVARALLSHSSLLLADEPTGNLDKRNAIAIAELLGEAAHKYEKCVIVVTHSEEIAKYGDVILEMTDGKLEIRRD, encoded by the coding sequence ATGAATTTTTTAAAATTAGAAAATATTACATATTCTTATGACGGAAAAGAAAACATATTTGAAGATGTGAATATGGACTTTGAACAGGGGAAAATATATTGTATTTTAGGCGAATCAGGATGTGGGAAAACTACTTTGCTTTCTTTATTGGCAGGTTTAGATTTTCCTACTCAGGGAAGGCTTTATTTTAAAAATAAAGTAATAGATAGAAAGGAGTTGACAAATTATCGTAAACATAATGTATCAATCATTTTTCAGAATTATAATTTAATAGATTTTTTAAATGCAAAAGAAAATGTAGAAATTGTTTCTAAGGAATCAGCTTATAATATATTAGAAAAATTAGGATTTGACAAAAATGAGATGAATAGAAATATTTTAAAACTTTCAGGGGGACAGCAGCAACGCGTTGCAGTTGCAAGAGCATTACTTTCACATAGTTCATTGCTATTGGCAGATGAACCAACAGGGAATTTGGATAAAAGAAATGCAATAGCAATAGCAGAACTTCTCGGAGAAGCAGCTCATAAATATGAAAAATGTGTTATTGTTGTCACCCATTCTGAAGAAATTGCAAAATATGGTGATGTTATTTTAGAAATGACAGATGGTAAGTTAGAAATAAGGAGGGATTGA